From a region of the Paenibacillus sp. FSL R10-2734 genome:
- a CDS encoding SDR family oxidoreductase produces the protein MRGKIALITGANSGMGLATTVELARQGATVIMVCRNRQRGEEALATAKQKSHSENIELMLCDLASLESIRSFAEEFTIKYPILDALINNAGVVTIKRQLTKEGFEMDLGVNHLGHFLLTNLLLEPIKAAEQGRIVVVASGAYKIGALHYEDPTLARRFNPAKAYARSKLANILFTKELAARLQGTRVTVNCVHPGAVGTNIGVNRETGFGKSVLKLLSYFFLTPEQGADTAIYLATAPELREVTGQYYYRRKNKELSARAQNKVEAERLWQWSQKQVDLS, from the coding sequence ATGAGGGGTAAAATTGCACTTATAACTGGCGCAAATTCCGGTATGGGGCTAGCCACCACAGTTGAACTGGCTCGTCAGGGTGCCACAGTAATTATGGTTTGCCGCAATCGCCAGCGGGGAGAAGAAGCGCTTGCTACCGCTAAACAGAAGAGCCACTCAGAGAATATCGAGCTCATGTTATGTGACTTAGCTTCACTTGAGAGTATTCGCAGCTTTGCTGAGGAATTCACTATAAAATATCCGATTCTTGACGCACTCATCAATAACGCTGGGGTAGTAACGATTAAGCGTCAGCTAACGAAGGAAGGCTTTGAGATGGATCTCGGTGTAAATCATCTGGGACATTTTCTACTTACGAATCTGTTACTTGAGCCTATAAAGGCTGCAGAGCAGGGCCGTATCGTTGTGGTTGCATCTGGTGCTTATAAAATAGGTGCGCTTCATTATGAAGATCCAACCCTCGCACGCCGCTTTAATCCAGCTAAAGCTTATGCTCGCTCCAAGCTAGCCAATATTTTGTTCACGAAGGAGCTGGCAGCACGGCTACAAGGGACAAGGGTGACGGTTAATTGTGTGCATCCTGGAGCAGTGGGCACGAATATTGGTGTCAACCGAGAGACGGGCTTCGGCAAGTCGGTGCTTAAGCTGCTCTCATACTTCTTCTTAACACCCGAACAAGGAGCCGATACGGCAATCTATTTAGCTACGGCACCTGAGCTTCGAGAAGTTACAGGACAGTATTATTATCGGCGAAAGAATAAGGAGCTGTCTGCAAGAGCGCAGAATAAAGTAGAGGCCGAACGGCTATGGCAATGGAGCCAGAAGCAGGTCGACCTGAGCTAA
- a CDS encoding ATP-binding cassette domain-containing protein has translation MVYQLERLSVNYAAHVALHNINCTISAGKWISIIGPTGAGKSTFVKVLKGLIPTVKGDYWIDQQPASRDAKGQLKVVPELGFVFQYPEHQLFETTVYKELAFALNQQGTSRQKITEAIEKILPQVGLPEEILPLNPFQLSGGEKRRVALASVLMTNPKLLILDEPTAGLDPASQVSLLKLLKSWQQQNNHTILFVSHQMDDVAEYSDEVMVFHKGQLKGHYDTRTLFLEKEKLLMELGLSIPEPVQLLKLVEELSDQRIEVASCKEQDIFDAVLPIWRSRGQGHG, from the coding sequence ATGGTCTACCAATTAGAGCGTTTAAGTGTGAACTATGCCGCTCATGTGGCTTTGCACAATATAAACTGTACCATTTCTGCGGGCAAATGGATTTCGATTATCGGTCCAACGGGCGCAGGAAAGTCTACCTTTGTCAAAGTGCTGAAGGGCTTGATTCCCACCGTAAAAGGAGACTATTGGATTGATCAGCAGCCTGCCAGTAGAGATGCCAAAGGGCAATTAAAGGTCGTCCCTGAGCTGGGCTTCGTATTTCAATATCCGGAGCATCAGCTATTCGAAACCACGGTATATAAGGAGCTTGCCTTTGCGTTAAATCAGCAGGGTACTTCACGCCAGAAAATTACGGAGGCGATTGAAAAGATTTTGCCGCAAGTGGGTCTGCCAGAAGAGATTCTCCCGTTAAATCCCTTCCAATTAAGCGGTGGAGAAAAGCGCCGTGTGGCTCTTGCCTCCGTGCTGATGACGAATCCGAAGCTGCTAATTTTGGATGAACCGACAGCGGGACTTGATCCAGCTAGCCAAGTATCACTGCTGAAGCTGCTGAAGTCATGGCAACAACAAAACAATCACACTATCCTCTTCGTTTCGCACCAGATGGATGATGTGGCCGAATATTCGGATGAGGTTATGGTTTTTCACAAAGGCCAGTTAAAAGGGCATTATGACACCAGAACATTATTTCTGGAAAAGGAAAAATTATTGATGGAACTAGGCTTGTCCATACCTGAACCCGTACAGCTCTTGAAGCTAGTAGAGGAATTATCTGATCAGAGGATTGAAGTTGCTAGCTGCAAAGAGCAGGATATTTTTGATGCAGTTCTACCGATTTGGCGTTCAAGGGGGCAAGGGCATGGCTGA
- a CDS encoding SDR family NAD(P)-dependent oxidoreductase produces the protein MNKVALITGATRGIGRSIAVQLGKSGYIVIVNGTKQVLIDEVVREIHQAGGEALGYSANVADPVAVTAMVDEVITQYGRIEVLIANAGNLQDQKCLRMTDEEWKAVLDVHLNGTYYSIQRVLPHMRQTGGDILLMTSTAGLTGSVGQVNYSAAKAGILGMMWTLAAELKHDQIRVNAISPAALTDMTRPVIEHLKEKHASRNEPFPEFWRIGAPEDIASFVAALLRESDADLTGEIFAVNGSKVTKWEKPAPVFSENSIEVFFATWHRQKGSK, from the coding sequence ATGAACAAAGTAGCCTTAATTACTGGAGCAACAAGAGGGATCGGGCGCAGTATCGCCGTGCAGCTTGGCAAATCCGGTTATATAGTGATTGTAAATGGCACGAAGCAGGTGTTGATCGATGAGGTTGTGCGCGAGATTCATCAGGCAGGTGGTGAGGCGTTAGGGTACTCAGCTAATGTAGCAGATCCAGTTGCGGTCACTGCTATGGTAGATGAAGTTATTACGCAATACGGCCGTATTGAGGTGTTGATAGCTAACGCTGGCAATTTACAAGATCAGAAATGTCTGCGTATGACGGACGAAGAGTGGAAGGCTGTTCTGGATGTGCATCTAAATGGTACTTACTACAGCATTCAACGCGTACTGCCGCATATGCGGCAGACAGGCGGTGATATTCTGTTGATGACCTCTACAGCTGGATTGACAGGCTCCGTGGGTCAGGTGAATTATAGTGCAGCCAAAGCTGGAATACTCGGAATGATGTGGACGCTCGCAGCCGAGCTGAAGCATGATCAAATTAGGGTCAATGCGATTTCACCAGCGGCCTTAACGGATATGACCAGACCTGTCATTGAGCATTTGAAGGAAAAGCATGCGAGTCGTAATGAACCGTTCCCAGAGTTCTGGCGAATAGGCGCTCCGGAGGATATAGCTTCCTTCGTGGCTGCATTGTTGAGGGAGTCCGACGCGGATTTAACCGGTGAAATCTTTGCCGTGAATGGATCAAAAGTGACGAAATGGGAGAAGCCTGCGCCTGTATTTTCTGAGAACAGCATTGAGGTATTTTTTGCTACTTGGCACCGTCAAAAGGGGAGTAAATAA
- a CDS encoding AMP-binding protein, which translates to MNLVVPILRHAAQQPDSIALSHGQATHTYSTLVQTMRRIAYGLQLKGLKHDKIAILSTNRIEFVEVFLGAIYAGCVPIPLDSKWSANELQVIIEQCQPAMIFAEPESARNLVFKDQVIPTLTFSNERTGSYDHWLNALEPEAELDETNELLFIGFTSGTTGLPKGYMRTHLSWLNSFEVSNAAFELDPMKDVLAPGPFVHSLSLFAVMQSLYCGATFHITQKFSATQVLELCKQLPGVVLFVVPTMLESMMQQAVPGQTQIDAIISSGAKWSELSKKRGKEVFGGARLYESYGSSEASYISYLDVLAEHNPNSVGKPYPGVQISIRDEQFREVPTGEIGQLYVRSDMIFLGYHQLPNETAAAFRDGWLILEDYVYQDEAGYLYLAGRLKNRIISGGLNVYPEEIERVLEHLPEIQEVMLLGVPDDYWGEQLAVLVKWNGEKHLSIEEIKNYCRQYLASYKAPKQLITIDEFVYTSSGKIARQAMKDYVKRAML; encoded by the coding sequence ATGAATCTAGTAGTGCCTATACTGCGTCATGCAGCACAGCAGCCCGATAGCATTGCCTTATCCCATGGCCAAGCGACTCATACCTATTCAACCTTGGTACAAACGATGCGGAGAATCGCATATGGACTACAGCTAAAGGGACTGAAGCATGACAAAATCGCCATTTTATCCACGAATCGTATTGAATTTGTAGAGGTTTTCTTAGGGGCAATTTATGCTGGCTGTGTTCCCATTCCCTTAGATTCCAAGTGGAGCGCAAATGAATTGCAGGTTATTATAGAGCAGTGCCAGCCGGCAATGATTTTTGCGGAGCCTGAGTCTGCAAGGAATTTGGTCTTCAAGGACCAAGTTATTCCAACACTGACTTTTTCAAATGAACGAACAGGCTCCTATGATCACTGGCTGAATGCACTAGAGCCTGAGGCTGAATTGGATGAAACGAATGAATTATTATTTATCGGCTTTACTTCAGGCACAACCGGGTTACCTAAAGGATATATGCGTACCCATTTATCATGGTTAAACAGCTTTGAGGTATCGAATGCTGCCTTTGAATTGGACCCTATGAAGGATGTTTTAGCACCAGGTCCGTTTGTGCACTCCCTATCCTTATTCGCGGTGATGCAGAGTCTATATTGTGGAGCAACCTTTCATATCACGCAAAAATTTAGTGCCACGCAGGTGCTAGAACTGTGCAAGCAGCTTCCGGGTGTGGTGCTGTTCGTCGTACCGACAATGCTAGAATCGATGATGCAGCAGGCTGTTCCTGGGCAGACGCAGATCGATGCGATTATTAGTTCAGGGGCAAAGTGGTCGGAGTTGTCCAAGAAAAGGGGTAAGGAAGTGTTCGGTGGAGCGCGGCTCTATGAATCCTACGGTTCTTCGGAAGCAAGCTATATTAGCTATTTGGATGTTCTAGCGGAGCATAATCCGAATTCTGTAGGGAAGCCCTATCCCGGTGTGCAAATTTCCATTCGTGATGAACAGTTCCGAGAAGTCCCTACGGGGGAGATTGGGCAGTTATATGTGCGCAGTGATATGATATTTCTAGGCTACCATCAGTTGCCGAATGAGACTGCAGCAGCTTTTCGAGATGGATGGCTGATCCTTGAAGATTATGTTTATCAGGATGAAGCTGGCTATTTATATTTGGCGGGTCGCTTGAAAAATAGAATCATATCCGGTGGGCTGAACGTTTATCCAGAGGAAATCGAGAGAGTGCTGGAGCATCTTCCGGAAATACAAGAAGTAATGTTGCTTGGCGTCCCTGACGATTACTGGGGAGAACAGTTGGCAGTCCTCGTGAAATGGAACGGAGAAAAGCACCTATCTATAGAAGAAATAAAGAATTATTGTCGCCAGTATTTAGCAAGCTACAAAGCGCCGAAGCAGCTAATTACAATAGATGAGTTTGTCTATACAAGCAGCGGAAAAATTGCCCGGCAAGCGATGAAAGACTATGTGAAGAGAGCGATGTTATGA
- a CDS encoding MaoC family dehydratase — protein MIKKCITAEAIRQYAAASQDLAAIHLDEAAAAKTGFKRPIAHGMYLMGLTQSLYIAEHPTQWITEYEMKFHKPIEVDNDVIFDFADDNARVKVTLTTDAGDLIAAGAFSVKEV, from the coding sequence ATGATAAAAAAGTGCATAACAGCTGAAGCTATCCGGCAATATGCAGCAGCTTCCCAAGATCTGGCGGCTATTCATCTAGATGAGGCTGCTGCAGCCAAGACTGGATTCAAGCGACCCATTGCGCATGGAATGTATCTTATGGGATTAACCCAATCCTTATATATCGCTGAGCACCCTACACAGTGGATCACTGAGTATGAGATGAAATTTCATAAGCCTATAGAGGTCGATAATGACGTGATTTTTGATTTTGCGGATGATAATGCTCGTGTGAAAGTGACTCTTACAACAGATGCTGGCGATCTAATTGCTGCGGGAGCTTTTTCAGTGAAAGAGGTGTAG
- a CDS encoding energy-coupling factor transporter transmembrane component T → MADSVLVGQYVETHSIFHRLDPRTKLVSIVLLMLSFLMLGTGLSYVVATIFVFGVLLLSKVPIHFFWRGLRPILFVLLFTFLYNAVFTKGTILWSWSFIEVTEEGLRSGVRFVWRIILLILLASILTLTTKPLDLAYGLEKLLAPLSKLGVPVEQFSLMIVIAIRFIPTIKEELDRILLAQKARGYDLTALSLIKRIFAYIPIIVPLLFTTIQRAEQLSYAIDARAYGNGKGRTSYKRLQFQQMDYQVGGAALLFAMVLLWLKIGKV, encoded by the coding sequence ATGGCTGATTCCGTATTAGTGGGTCAATATGTGGAGACGCATTCGATTTTTCATCGTTTAGATCCTCGTACAAAACTCGTTAGTATCGTGCTTCTCATGCTTAGCTTTTTGATGCTTGGAACCGGGCTTAGCTATGTTGTTGCAACTATTTTTGTATTCGGAGTCTTGCTGCTGTCGAAGGTTCCTATTCATTTCTTTTGGCGCGGGCTGCGGCCGATATTATTTGTTTTGCTGTTTACCTTTCTTTACAATGCCGTGTTCACCAAAGGAACGATCCTCTGGTCTTGGTCATTTATTGAGGTGACGGAAGAGGGACTGAGGAGTGGAGTGCGTTTTGTATGGCGTATAATATTGCTCATCTTATTAGCCTCAATATTAACGTTAACTACTAAACCGCTAGACTTAGCGTATGGTCTTGAAAAACTGCTTGCTCCTCTATCCAAATTGGGAGTACCCGTAGAACAGTTCTCCTTAATGATAGTGATTGCGATCCGTTTTATTCCTACCATCAAAGAGGAGCTTGATCGTATTCTTCTCGCACAAAAGGCTAGAGGTTATGATCTTACAGCATTATCGCTGATTAAACGGATATTTGCGTACATTCCGATCATTGTTCCTTTGCTCTTCACGACGATTCAACGTGCTGAACAGTTAAGCTATGCGATTGATGCGCGTGCCTATGGGAATGGCAAGGGAAGAACATCTTATAAGCGACTGCAATTTCAACAAATGGATTATCAGGTAGGGGGAGCTGCCCTTTTATTTGCTATGGTTCTGCTTTGGTTAAAGATAGGAAAGGTGTAG
- a CDS encoding nitronate monooxygenase family protein — MKWNTRITELLHIEYPIIQGGLAYLGYADLAAAVSNAGGLGQVTAMSLPSAEALRAEIERVRTLTDKSFGVNFAIGVHGIGYEDRVQVAIDEHVPVVSLTGGNPAPILEMLQPTDIVTLVLVSSRRQAQKAEQLGASAVIVVGQEGGGHLGRDDVGTMVLVPQVVDAVNIPVIASGGIGDGRGWMATHALGAEGIEMGTRFVATEECVHAAASYKKALVESSESDTVVIKRSIGAPARVLRSEYIDKILEIERVTPTYEALREYISGAANKRWIYDDVKEEGIGWAGQVTGMIHDIPTVSELFGRMVKEAESIRGIWGTQA, encoded by the coding sequence ATGAAATGGAACACCCGTATTACGGAGTTATTGCACATAGAGTATCCTATTATTCAAGGTGGACTTGCCTATTTAGGTTATGCAGACCTCGCGGCTGCGGTTTCAAATGCCGGTGGATTGGGCCAGGTCACAGCGATGAGTCTTCCGAGTGCAGAGGCTTTACGAGCAGAAATAGAACGGGTACGCACTTTGACGGACAAGTCGTTTGGTGTTAATTTTGCCATCGGCGTGCACGGTATTGGTTATGAAGATCGGGTGCAGGTCGCAATTGACGAGCACGTCCCAGTGGTGAGCCTCACTGGAGGGAATCCAGCCCCTATACTGGAAATGCTGCAGCCCACTGATATTGTTACGCTCGTGCTAGTCTCCTCACGCAGACAAGCCCAGAAAGCTGAACAACTAGGAGCTTCTGCGGTTATTGTAGTTGGGCAGGAGGGGGGAGGCCACTTGGGACGTGATGATGTTGGAACCATGGTACTCGTTCCTCAAGTAGTCGATGCTGTTAATATTCCGGTGATTGCTTCAGGAGGGATCGGGGATGGCCGCGGATGGATGGCTACTCATGCACTTGGAGCTGAGGGAATCGAGATGGGTACACGTTTCGTTGCTACTGAGGAATGTGTCCATGCGGCTGCTTCTTATAAAAAAGCCTTAGTAGAAAGCTCAGAGTCAGATACGGTCGTAATCAAACGCTCCATCGGGGCACCCGCCAGAGTATTGCGTAGTGAATACATTGATAAAATTCTCGAAATTGAGCGCGTGACACCGACCTATGAGGCCTTAAGAGAATACATCAGTGGTGCAGCCAACAAGCGCTGGATTTATGATGATGTCAAGGAAGAGGGGATCGGCTGGGCAGGCCAAGTGACAGGGATGATCCATGATATTCCTACAGTCTCGGAGCTATTCGGCAGGATGGTTAAAGAGGCAGAGTCGATTCGTGGAATATGGGGAACACAGGCATAG
- a CDS encoding queuosine precursor transporter, which translates to MFNLLWGVLFVIVNFAFFLLCYRLFGKSGMYAWVGIATVIANIQVAKTIAMPFDIVMTLGNTMYVTLYMTSDLLNEKYGRAEARKAVWFGFFTLLMTTVIMQMVLIFTPQETDIAQSSLKTIFGLMPRLALGSLTAYFISQFLDVRLYSWIRKYYSTSRQLWIRSNGSTMVSSFVDTLIFCTIAFAGLYDWSVWLEILLTTYFAKFLLTALGTPILYIARTFTFAEDEKPSFVQKNE; encoded by the coding sequence ATGTTTAATTTGTTGTGGGGAGTTTTATTTGTTATTGTCAATTTTGCCTTTTTTCTACTCTGTTACCGCCTGTTTGGCAAAAGTGGAATGTATGCCTGGGTAGGTATCGCTACTGTAATTGCTAACATTCAGGTAGCTAAGACGATTGCTATGCCATTTGATATTGTGATGACACTCGGAAATACGATGTATGTCACTTTATATATGACCAGCGATTTGCTTAATGAAAAGTACGGAAGGGCAGAAGCTCGTAAAGCGGTCTGGTTTGGTTTCTTCACCTTGCTTATGACGACAGTCATTATGCAGATGGTATTAATATTTACGCCGCAAGAGACCGATATCGCTCAGTCGTCTTTGAAGACCATCTTTGGCCTGATGCCTCGACTAGCTTTAGGTAGTCTTACTGCTTACTTCATCAGTCAGTTCCTTGATGTTCGGTTGTACTCGTGGATTCGCAAATATTACAGCACCTCACGTCAGCTGTGGATTCGTTCCAACGGCAGTACGATGGTTAGCTCCTTTGTGGATACGCTAATCTTCTGTACCATTGCATTTGCTGGTTTGTATGACTGGAGTGTATGGCTTGAAATTTTGCTTACAACGTATTTTGCTAAATTCTTGCTAACCGCATTGGGTACACCGATCTTGTATATCGCCCGTACCTTTACCTTTGCTGAAGATGAGAAACCATCATTTGTTCAAAAAAATGAATAA
- a CDS encoding energy-coupling factor transporter ATPase, which produces MLTFDKVHYYYKKGQPVLENISFTIEAGEFVAIVGANGSGKSTIAKLMDGLLLPRKGSIQFKSLDTVKPADLAEIHQQIGFVFQNPEDQFITTTVMDEVLFGLENIRVPREEMRSRLDHALQAVHMEDYLDAMPHQLSGGQKQRVAIAAILAMRPQVIIFDEATSMLDPQGRQQVLAIMQELHRQGLTIIHITHHMEEVLSAERLLLLHQGRLEFDGDPLTFFETMPVADYHLQLPFAVRVHALLHSDARPTADWKGGIRSQWSTN; this is translated from the coding sequence ATGCTTACCTTCGATAAAGTTCATTATTATTATAAAAAGGGACAGCCTGTCCTAGAGAATATCAGCTTTACGATAGAGGCAGGGGAGTTTGTGGCGATTGTTGGCGCTAATGGCTCTGGCAAATCCACCATTGCAAAGCTAATGGACGGACTGCTGCTGCCGCGAAAAGGATCGATACAATTTAAGAGCTTGGACACGGTAAAGCCAGCTGATCTTGCAGAAATTCATCAGCAAATCGGCTTTGTTTTTCAGAATCCAGAGGATCAATTTATCACCACAACCGTTATGGATGAGGTGCTTTTTGGTTTGGAGAATATTCGTGTGCCGAGGGAGGAAATGCGCAGCCGATTGGATCATGCCTTGCAGGCCGTTCATATGGAGGATTATCTGGATGCAATGCCACATCAGCTATCTGGGGGGCAAAAGCAACGTGTCGCTATTGCAGCTATATTGGCGATGCGCCCGCAAGTCATTATTTTTGACGAAGCCACCTCTATGCTTGATCCTCAGGGAAGACAGCAGGTGCTTGCCATTATGCAAGAGCTGCACCGTCAAGGGCTGACCATTATTCATATCACCCACCATATGGAGGAAGTGCTTTCAGCAGAACGTCTATTACTCCTGCACCAAGGACGACTTGAGTTTGATGGTGATCCACTGACTTTTTTTGAAACCATGCCTGTTGCGGACTATCATTTACAGCTGCCCTTTGCCGTGCGTGTTCATGCATTGCTCCATTCAGATGCGCGGCCAACAGCCGATTGGAAGGGGGGAATCCGATCACAATGGTCTACCAATTAG
- a CDS encoding MaoC family dehydratase N-terminal domain-containing protein, whose translation MNSVRHQILITAEWISDYAQSIEAPVQKMNGNLIAPSTMPIIFWQVFDIPWLSKGEFLLHGTQKFTYQAPITAGMTLDCELALTSKVQKEGRQGTLTFYTHTLVCSCEGELIVTAETVLIRVGDNHDKKVHNS comes from the coding sequence ATGAACAGTGTCCGACATCAGATTCTTATAACTGCTGAGTGGATATCGGACTATGCACAGAGTATTGAAGCACCCGTGCAGAAGATGAATGGTAATCTGATTGCGCCTTCTACGATGCCTATTATTTTTTGGCAGGTCTTCGATATTCCCTGGCTTAGCAAGGGAGAGTTCTTGCTTCACGGTACTCAGAAATTCACATATCAAGCTCCGATTACGGCAGGGATGACGCTGGATTGTGAATTAGCGTTAACGAGCAAGGTGCAAAAAGAAGGCAGACAGGGTACACTGACTTTTTACACACATACGCTTGTTTGTAGTTGTGAGGGCGAGCTTATAGTTACCGCAGAAACGGTGTTAATTCGGGTAGGTGATAATCATGATAAAAAAGTGCATAACAGCTGA
- a CDS encoding thiolase family protein, whose translation MIETVIVMAKRTPIGRMGGLLSTFEPEALLAPLIQHIVAETNLPKEMIDDVIIGNVVGPGGNIARVAALEAGLPVSVPGVTVDRQCGSGLEAINIAARLIQSGAGEIYLAGGVESTSRAPWKMAKPQTLMGVPQLYTRAHFTPSSYGDPDMGIAAENVARKYGISREEQDQYALKSHQKAVHAQQSGRFQQEIVPLLVEGEWMHADECPRANTSLDKLRKLPPIFEEKGTVTAGNACPLNDGAALLLMMSREKCRQLKLKPILRVVDAQAAGVDPNYLGIGPVPAVQKVLQRQLLTVAEIDIVEFNEAFSSQVLASLNELQLPQEKVNLGGGALAIGHPYGASGAILMTRLCAEMQHTPYKRGLATLGIGGGMGLATLVEATE comes from the coding sequence ATGATAGAAACAGTAATTGTCATGGCAAAACGTACACCGATTGGCAGGATGGGCGGCTTACTAAGTACATTTGAGCCGGAAGCATTACTGGCGCCGCTTATTCAGCATATTGTGGCTGAAACGAACTTGCCAAAAGAGATGATCGATGATGTCATTATTGGGAATGTTGTGGGTCCGGGTGGAAATATTGCACGGGTAGCTGCGCTTGAAGCGGGGCTGCCTGTCTCGGTTCCGGGAGTCACGGTCGATCGGCAATGTGGCTCTGGACTAGAGGCGATCAATATAGCAGCACGACTTATTCAAAGCGGCGCCGGTGAGATTTATTTAGCGGGCGGCGTCGAAAGCACGAGCCGTGCTCCATGGAAAATGGCTAAGCCACAGACCTTGATGGGGGTTCCGCAGCTGTATACCCGTGCACATTTTACGCCTAGCTCTTACGGTGATCCGGATATGGGGATTGCTGCAGAGAATGTAGCTCGAAAATATGGGATTTCCCGTGAAGAACAGGATCAATATGCTTTAAAAAGCCATCAGAAGGCTGTTCATGCTCAGCAAAGTGGCCGGTTTCAGCAGGAGATTGTACCTCTTCTGGTTGAGGGGGAGTGGATGCATGCCGACGAATGTCCAAGAGCCAATACAAGTCTGGACAAGCTACGAAAGCTGCCGCCAATTTTTGAAGAAAAAGGTACTGTCACCGCTGGAAATGCCTGTCCTCTTAATGATGGTGCGGCGCTTCTACTAATGATGTCCCGTGAGAAATGCAGGCAACTCAAGCTTAAGCCTATTCTGCGTGTCGTAGATGCGCAAGCGGCAGGTGTAGATCCGAACTATTTAGGCATAGGTCCTGTTCCAGCTGTGCAAAAGGTGTTACAACGTCAACTGCTGACAGTGGCCGAGATAGATATAGTAGAGTTTAATGAAGCATTTTCCTCCCAAGTATTGGCTTCACTGAACGAGCTTCAGCTCCCACAGGAAAAGGTCAATCTTGGAGGAGGAGCATTAGCTATCGGTCATCCATATGGGGCGTCCGGAGCTATTTTGATGACTCGCTTATGTGCTGAAATGCAGCATACTCCTTATAAAAGGGGGCTTGCCACTTTGGGCATCGGCGGTGGGATGGGGCTGGCAACGCTCGTGGAGGCTACAGAATGA
- a CDS encoding Xaa-Pro peptidase family protein — protein MNNALTSLEQQMTGEGLDALLVTDPKHVYYLTGFASDPHERFLGLLLIRGEEPMLILPALDAEAAQAASSVTKILTHSDTDNPYNLLKDCFGSSKLGTLGIEKEHFSVARFEHLTAAVPAERFSDIGPILRSMRAKKTPDEVKRMKHAAELVEEALRRVLTHVKTGVTENDIVAELEYLMKKVGASGPSFDTMVLSGPKTALPHGVPGDRIIQPGDFLMFDIGVYADGYASDITRTFAIESVDDKLVTIYNTVLAANEAGIAAANPGAPFGSVDKAARDVIEEAGFGEYFLHRVGHGLGMDVHEYPSLHGQNDDIIEIGNVFTVEPGIYVPGLAGVRIEDDLIITAEGAETLTSFPKELTILHL, from the coding sequence ATGAATAATGCTCTGACAAGCCTAGAGCAGCAAATGACGGGTGAAGGTCTTGATGCCCTCCTCGTAACCGATCCCAAACATGTCTACTACTTAACCGGATTTGCCAGCGATCCGCATGAACGTTTTCTGGGTCTGCTGTTAATACGTGGAGAAGAGCCTATGCTGATTCTACCCGCACTGGATGCGGAAGCAGCTCAAGCAGCTTCTTCGGTCACCAAAATCCTAACCCACAGTGACACTGATAATCCATATAACCTGCTAAAAGATTGTTTCGGCAGCAGCAAGCTAGGTACTCTTGGCATAGAGAAGGAACATTTCTCAGTCGCACGTTTCGAGCATCTAACCGCTGCCGTTCCAGCTGAACGGTTTAGTGATATCGGTCCTATTCTACGCAGCATGCGCGCTAAGAAAACACCAGATGAAGTTAAGCGCATGAAACATGCCGCTGAGCTAGTTGAGGAAGCCTTGCGCCGCGTTCTTACCCACGTGAAGACAGGCGTTACAGAAAACGATATAGTAGCGGAACTAGAATATCTAATGAAAAAGGTTGGCGCTTCCGGCCCTTCCTTCGACACTATGGTGCTTTCTGGTCCGAAAACTGCCCTGCCTCACGGTGTCCCAGGTGACCGGATCATTCAGCCAGGCGACTTTCTGATGTTTGATATCGGGGTATATGCTGATGGTTATGCATCTGATATTACACGTACCTTTGCTATTGAATCCGTGGACGACAAGCTAGTCACTATTTACAACACAGTACTGGCTGCCAACGAAGCTGGGATCGCCGCTGCAAATCCTGGAGCTCCTTTCGGTTCTGTCGATAAAGCTGCACGTGATGTGATTGAAGAAGCCGGATTCGGAGAATATTTCTTGCACCGTGTCGGACACGGGCTCGGTATGGATGTCCATGAATATCCATCCCTGCATGGACAGAATGATGACATTATCGAGATCGGCAATGTGTTCACCGTTGAGCCAGGAATTTATGTGCCTGGACTAGCAGGTGTGCGTATTGAAGATGATCTAATTATTACAGCTGAAGGCGCAGAGACCTTAACAAGCTTCCCTAAAGAACTGACTATTCTTCATTTGTAG